CGGAGATTCTCTCTGTTTAACTTCTGCCCTCTGGCCACTGCCTGGCCACCTGCCCCAGCCAAGCTTGTGCCCAGACCCCCACCTGGGCTCAGTTCATCTGAGCAGTCCCCACAGTTGTTGATCCCATCACACTTTTGGTCCGAGTAGATCCAGGAAGCGGGGTCTCCGCAGTGAGCCATGAGGAAGCCAGGGAGGCTCTGGGGCATGTCTCCTGCAGAGGGAGAGATGAGGCAGGAGGAAGTCCACATCTGGCTGCAGCTGCCTCAGGACTATCCGGAGGTGGATTGTCCTGGCCACCCTGGCAGCTGTCAAACTCGGGGTCACTGCCCATCTATCCAGGAAGGGCAAAAGGAGGTTTCTTGGGGAGGAGgtcaagtcaaggagagaggaggGTTCTTTCCCTGTTCACCCAATAGAATGCCCAGAGCCACTTCTCCCTACTCAGCTCTTGCGCCTTCCCACTCCACACCATTGCTTGCTTTATTCCTCCCTCCAGAAAAGTCCTCCTTGACACCTGTCCAAAACCATTCCACCTGCAAGTCCAGGTTCAAGTTCCttcacctccaggaagcctcttcCGACTGGAACATAGCAAGAATAAATATGAAGCCTTGCACTTGGGTCCCAGAACTCAGGGAATGTGGGATCACATGCTTTGTAAAAGAGAGTCAGAGCATCTTTCTTGAAAGTGAGTTCTGCGTTAGACAGCAGTGTGACAGGTATAccaaaaattaacacaaactcAGGCCACATCACTGGAGGTATAACCCAGACTTGGGAGGGGAAAAGCCTTTGTTCCTTGGACTCACCAGAGCCAGCCAGAAGTGTCATGGATGCTTCTGGGGCCAGTCCAGGGAGAGGGACATGGGCATTTGGTATGTGTTCTGTAGAGTGCTGGTGGAGTGGGGAAGACCAATCATAAGGGGGTGACTGGGAGTTCAGAGGGTGGCCCGGGTAAGAGGACACTCATGGGGGACAAGAAAACAATCTCCAAATCCATGCAGTGCCATCATCATGGGAGACAGATTGAAATGTGGTTCTTGGGGTGCAGGGGTTAATGAGAGGGAGTTGGAAGCAATCAAGGATGCTACTGGGAGGCAGCTCTAAACTCAGTACAAGGGAGACGTTCCCATGGAAAAACCAGGCAATGACGGGAGCAGCTGCCTCAAACTCTAGTGAGCGTCCCATCCTGGGAGTGTGCAAGTAGAGGCAGAGGGGATTTGGGCATGAGCTGGGACATGGACTAGATGACCTTTAAGATCTCTTCTGGTCTTGAGGGTCCATGATGCAATGACCCTCCCCCCATAAGCTACCCCATTCCACCACTCCGGCTCACCaggctctctccctcctctgtggCAAGTGCCACGCCCCTCTCTCTTGAGAACTGTCAGGTCTCTAAGGTCTGGGACTAGAccttcccattcattcattcattaattcactcatttcatcatttattcagcaaattattcctgatacctctctgtgcagtgccctatgccaggcactgggccccAATATCAAGCAGATTAGGTTTGCCCCAGAGGAGTTCACAGTCTGATGGGGGTGGCAAACATGCCAATTGAGAGTGACAACCAGTGTGACTAGGGCTGGGGTGCAGGGAAGCACAGGAGTTGTGAGAGCCCAAACGAGGGAACTTAATTTAGTTCGGgcgtcagggaaggcttcctggaggaggtagcACTTGAAATCTGCCTTGAGGGTTGTACACAGGTTCTCTGGGCACGGagatgcacagagtggaggcatCCCCTAGTGTGGgcacatgtgtgtgcgtgtgagtgggacagggcaggggaagaTGTTCCTGGCTGAGGGCAGCATATAAGCAAAGGCCTGAGGACATCAGGGTGCCTGGTATGTTCAGGGGTGGTCGAGCTTCAGCATGGCTTCAGGGAGAGCTGGAGTTGGGGGGCAGCTCCCAAGGGGCCCTGGAGTAGCTACTCACGGCACAAGGCCTCCTCCTCGTCCTCGCCGTGGGCACAGGTGCGGACGCCATCACAGACCCTGCTGGCTGGGATGCAGCTCCTCAGGTCATGGCATAGGAAGCCCGTCCTGTTCATCTGTGTCACGCAGGGCTGGGCCCCTGAGTGGGCAGGGCGAGCCCCGGAAGGGTCAAGGGTGGTGTTTACAAGGGCATCACCAAGTTCTCCCCACTGAGCCCCACCTGAGCTGGGGTGAGAGGCTTGGGCAGTGGGGAGGACACTGAGCTCCAAGCCCCAGCTCAaccacttgccagctgtgtgaccatgggcagatgacccaacctctctgtgcctcaggttctTTTCTGCAAGATAGGGATCATAGCACACACCCCACAGGACAGTTGGGGAGATTACATAAAAGCCTCTGTGTGAATAACCCTAGAGAGAGTGCAGAGAAAGTCATGGTTTATTGAATGACTGTCTCACGGGAAGTTCCTGAGGACAGTGCTCAAGTCAGTGAAGTGGCTTTCATGGTGGGGCTCCTGGTGCAGGTGAAGGTGTCAGAGGCAACCTCCTGGGGCTGGCTGGGGACTGTTATGCCACAATCCCTTACATCTGGGACAACTTTACGGGCTGCAAAGCGCCTTCACATTTTTATTCTATTGTTTCCCCAAAAACCTCTGTGAGGTGTGATCATTagccccatttcatagatgaggaaagtaagactcagagaggtgCAACATGCCCGGCCGCACGGCTGATACCCCAGGCTGCTGCCTCTGCTCTTTCCTGAGGCCGGGTCGCTTCCCCAGTGTCCAGGAGTGGTGGGGACCATCTGAGTGTCCATCCTTCTGAGAGTCTTCCCTTCCATCCCACTGCGGGGAACACCCAACCCTGGGGCTACCCCCAAAGAATTAGGGGAGAGAAACTGACAGACGGGCTGGGAGGTCCGGCTCCGCAGGCTGTGCATGTATACACGCGTGAGTGCAGGTTGGAGGTGGGAGCAGGTTTGTGCCTGTGTGTTTGTGCACATGTGAACCACAGCTCATCTCCTGGAACTGCCTTAGCTAGTGTGAGGGGGCCGGCCCTCAGAGAGAGTTActttgtcacacacacacatacttcagTACACTCGCACATACAcagacgtgcacacacacacagatatgtaCCTGCATACACAGACGTGCGTATACACagacacctgcacacacacgtacacacacacataaacacacacacaggtacataCACGCAGGCAACTCCTTGCGTGCTCACATCTATCCCCAGTGCCCATGCTCAGGCATGTAGGGTACTGTGGATTTTACCCCCTACTCCACCTGTCCCCTTAGCACCTCCTGCTAGGCGACAGAGCCATCTCTCAGAAAGGTAGGTCTGCTGACACTCTGCCCCCAGCTTAATCCCCGCCCATGGCTCTCTGGATGGTGACCTCCCTCCGCAGTGCAGCCTTAGAGGTCCTGGGCCTCGGCCCCACCTGCTGCTCTGTCCTTCGTGTCCACTGACCTTCTCCTCACATTTCCTCCCATCCCAGGGACTCTGCACAGGGTGTTCCCTGTGGTTCTCCTGCCACCCCTTCCACTAACCAATCCCACTTTCCCTTCATGCCTCAGCCCCCTTTCACTTCTCAAGGAGCCCTTCCTGACTCCTGGACTGGGTCAGAGCCCTGCTCCAGACTCTCAGAGCCCCCATTAACCCTGCCTTACTGTACTTATTGGATTAATATCTGCCTCACTTTCCAAACGGTTAGCTGCATGATGGCAGGGTCGGTGTTGGGGCTCACCACTGAAGCCGGGCCTCAGGGATATGTTGGACAGGTCCCTGTCCTCTGTGGTGAAGGCAGACATGCAGATGGATGGCACCACCCAGGGTGACCAGACTGGGGGAAGAGGAGGTGTGAGAGTTATGGGAGCTGAGACAAGGCTCCTAAACCAGGcaggcagggaaggcttcctggaggaggtggcatcagAGCTGGGTCCTCTCAATAGCTCATGCTTATAGATGTGcaaatggaagctcagagatgTGTATATGTCAGTGTCTGTGTGTATCTGCACATGCACCCTAAGGAATTGTCCAAAAGTCATTTCATGGAGAAGCCAGGCAGGGTCAGttttcccccatctctctgtGTCCCCATCCCCTCCCAACAAGTCTGACCCACCCTCTCTTGCCCACCCTGACCTGGCGTGCGAGGTGGGGGTCCAAGGATGGCGACCAGGGCAATCAGGGCTGCAAGAGTTGCCAGCAGGAGCATCAGGAAGGCTGAGAGGCAGGCCCCTCGGCACGAGCAGCAGAAAGGGCTGCAGTCGGCTGTGTGGGGTGGGAAACCAGTGATGGAGCAGCCAGTGCTGGGGCCCAGGGATTCCCTGCCCTGACCGCTGCAAGTGGTCCCTCCCCACTGGGGTCCTGGGGGGCAGGACAGGCTTCCCTGGAGGAGAGGGCTCCCAAGCCCACCATGATGTTCTCGGCTCTGCCTGTGGGCCCACCCCCACCAAACACCTGTCTCTGGCCCAGGTCCAGTTGCTGGTGAGTGGCAGTCAGGATAAGGGTCCCAGGTCTCTGCTCCACCCCCCTCACCCTCCTGTCCTTCCATGAGGCTGTCTCctcaggaggaagggagagatgtACACCTGCGTATCAAGCCCCTACCATGGGGCAGAGACCAAAGCAGGCCCTTCATAGCCATTATTTGTATTTTCCAAgacaacatttattttataaatgaggagactgaggctcagagaagaaaggGTTCAGGTCACCTTGTGTGGAGCTGGGATGTGAATCCACACCTATTTGCCGCCCAAATGGGTGCCCTTTCCACATGCCAACTGATTGCTCATTCTGGAGCCTGTCAGGAATTGGAATCCCAGCTGCACCACTTTCCAGTTGGGCCACACTGAAAAGCCACTTtacttctctgtgtctgtttcctcaaGTGGAAAATGGGGGTCATAATGCCTACCTTagagttgttgagaggattaagcTAGGTACTGTATCAGAACAGTGCTTGGGACATAGTAAGTGCTGTAAAGGTTTTAGCTACTAttcatgtttattgagcatctactatgtgccattcTGTATCTGAAGTACTGTGGAAATAGGTGATGTCCTCCTCCTTTAACTAACTTTGATCCTTTAATATTTGCCTGCTTGTGAAATAATGAAACAAAGTCTTCTTGGGATCCTACTAGATGCCCTGCTCTGTAGAGGACACAAAAGCAGTCACAGCTCTGATCCCCTTGCCCTCCAAAAGCTTGTAGTTGCACTTAGAAGACAAGATGTAGACAGAAGAGTGTGGGCACTCCTGCTGTCCTCTGGGGCACAATTATCTCAGAGAGGGGGCAGGAGCGGGTCTGATGCATCTACGTCCCCAGGATCCAGCCTGGGGACATAGTAggcaggcacacagtaggtgctttcTGAATACTCTGATCTAGAGATCCAGAAAACAAGGGAAGGGCCCAATTCAGGTCAGTTCAGGTCATTTCCatgtaatccattcacatttcCAGAGCTGCCTACTCTGTACTCAGACTATACCTGTACACCCGCTGCTCACAGAACCAGGTGGCAAATGTGGTTAAGAAAGCGTGAACAAGGTGTCATGGGTGCTTGAAGGAGGGTGGGATTTCCACAGGCAGGCGAAGGGAAGGTGCAAGGAGAGGGCACTCCAGGCAGAGAGCGCCTGGATGGCATGCGGGGGACAGCAAGTGGCCCCGTGTGTCTGGAGTCCGGGGTGGGCGTGCATTGGGAAGGGAGACGATAGCCGATTTATGCTGTAGGAGATGCAGCATAAATCTAAAACCCATATTCCCTGCAGCCCTGGTCCGTGGCTCCCTGGTAAACTCAGGTAACCAGGGAGACAGCGGGAAGGCTGGCAAGGAGCAGCATGCTTGGCCAAGCAGCCACTCCTCAAACATTTGTGCAGCACAGGCCGGGTGGGTGGGGTCACAGGAGAGCCTCGGGGCCCACGGCCAGATGAAGGCTGCACTTCAAAGCCTGAAAGCCCTTAGGTGCCGATGCCCCAGGGGACAGACGGGAAAAGGAGGCCATTTTCCCACATCACGCCCACCGTGAGCCAGGCTTGAAATAAACAAGCGCCAGTGTGGAGCAGCAAAGGCACCGGGGCTCTGCAACCAGAGGGACCCTGATTCGGATTTGaaccctgcctccctcctcccatccGTGTGGGATCCCAGCTTGGCTGAGCTACCTGACCTCCCTTCACCTCAGCTGCCTCATCTGTTATTGCCCCCTAATAGGAGCCCCTCTCAGAGCTGTCCTGAGGGTTGAAACAGGCCCTGTGATGCTGGGCACATAACAGGGCCTTGATCCTTGATAGTTATTAATAGTAGCTACCTCTCTGGGGCTGTTTCCTTAAACGATCAAATGAAGGCCAAGATTGGAAACACAtaacaggtgcttaataaatgtgttctttccttcctttattccacAGAGGTAAAGCAAACTGTCCTGGTCACATGGTGAGCCAGTGGCCAAGAGCAGGTGCTAAATAAGTGCGTAATCCTGCCTATTTTATCCCTCAGAGGTAAAGAGAATCACCCAGGTCACCCTCTGAGCCAGGGACTCGACTCCAGAGCTCTTTCCTCTATAGGTTACCGGGGGGTACTGTATGTGGCTCTGTGCCTGTGAGGTGGgcagcatacagtaggtgctccacACATGCTTGTGCATGGAGAGAATGAACCACCCTATTAAGCAAATGGCTGTCATCATGGTTGGCCAGGACGCTGGGAGCAAGGGGACATCAGCAAGGGGACAGAGAGTGGGACAGAGCTCTGTCTGAGAGAGCGGGAGCCTTAGGGATCCCCCTTTGTGTCTCTGTAGCAACAGCCCAGCTTCAAGGGAGCCCCACGTGGGGGAGGGACTGGCCCCAGGCCCTCCGTCCTTTACCTTCCCTTCCAGGGAGGGCTTGGCTTCCAGCGGCAGCAGCATTGCCATCCCCCTGCCCAAGAGAACAGAGTGAGGGGTGGGCTGAGGTGAGGCGAGGTCCAGCCTCAGGGATCCAGACTGAAAAGTTTTTCAGAAGTGTCACCAAGAGCCTCGGGGGAAACCACGGGCCCTCCCACTCCAGCATGCTGAATGCCCCAAACTCATCACGTCCACGTCacgttcccacacccatgcctgtACTGTGCCCTGGAATGCCTTTTCCTCCACTGTCCACTTGGCAAACATTCATCCTTCAAACCAGCTCAGGCGGCTCCCCTAGGATCCCCCTGATGCCCCCTCCCATAATGTCGATCGTCCTCTCCCTTGGCCTTCTGTCCCCTCCCAGCACGTATCACCTGAACCGTGTACCTGGTTCACCTGTTGGGTCCCCATACAACCTGGTAGAGAGCCTCCAGGGTGGTGGAGGACCGGAGTCACCTCAGCGTCTCCCCTCTTCACTGCCCACCCTTAGCCTGAGGTTGGCTCCCTGTGGTCAGGAGCTGTCTCAGGGCAGCTCTTACCTGGGGGACGATCTTGTTCATGTCTCCGGCTCCCGGCTACAGTCTCCGGGGCCCTGGGTGGGTGCAGAGAACTCAGCGCAGGCTCCCTGCCTGTCACCAGGGGCAGCCTGGGGGAGGGATGACAGAAGGCCTCGCCTGGCCGCACCCACCctgtgggcaggcccctccccggCTGCCTCCCATGCCGAGGAAAGGGCAGCAGGGCCCTGCTCCTGCCTGGCCCTTCCCCACTCTGCAGTCTGACAGCCACACTCCAAGGCTGGAGTTCTCATCCCCATGTTACAGGCGGAGAGTCTGAGGTTCATAGAGGGAGAAACTGCCCTCAAGTCACACAGTGTGGGTTTGGTGGGGGCGTTAACCCAGGAATTTTTCAGGGTGTGATTTTTCCTCCACATCAGTTATGAGACTGGAGGATGTCAGGCCCCCAACTGCATGAAGATCCAGGCAGAAATACCCAGGATTAATGTTCCAGTGGCTAAAAAGCAGgggtcatttttttcattgatgttTGTTCAATTAAATATGTAACCTAGGTGGAAAGAATATGCATTTCCCactaaaattataaagcaaatataattttaaattattttctttaaaaaagtggcCATGTACTTCTAATGTTTCCGGAGATGATGcctgtgatgggggaggggtgggggcaggttgCTTCCCTGAATAATGCCTTCTACCAATTCAGCTCATCCCTCTGCTGAGGAGACCAAGGTCCTGGGAGCTTAAGGGTCTGGTTGGAAGCCCTGGACCAAGGGAGGAGCGGTGTCCACCTCCAGAAGTGAGCTTGGGGGCTCCAGGGAGGGTCCCTCTGTACGTAGCCTGCCTCTGATGCCCATGGGCTGCCTAACCTGTAaccagccttttcttttttgttgggaTATAAACTACCAAGTCCATGGGGATGGGGGTTGGGTTGGGGGTGGAATGGACAGACTCAGGGGCAGCCCTCAGAAGGCGGCAGCGCTGGGAAGGGCTAAGCTATAGGTCAGGGGAACGCGGTTCTCCTGAGGGCCCTGCCACTGGCTCTGCCGTGGGCCAGTCATTTCccttctccgagcctcagttcTCTTgtccagaaaaagaaggaattggACTGGATGAAGAGGATGTCTTAGTTTGGGGATCCCCATAATCAGACCTAAGACCAGTTTTGAAGGCAAGCAGATTTAAGAGGGAGCAATTCCGGGAAACACCGGGGGAGTGGGGGAAGTGAGGCTCCAGTAACAGGAGTGCTATCACACTTGTCCCACTGTGGGCAAGAGGAACTTTCTCTTGCTAAGGAATTCGGGAGAAGATGCACCTCAGAGTCACCCCACCCGAGGGTAAGGGAACTGAGGTATGCATTTGCCAGTTCTTGCCAGTCACTGGCTGAGAACTGCTGGAGGGTATTTATTCCTGGCACCCCTTGGCCCGCCTTAGGCAAAGAGATGCCAGTGTTGGCAGCTGCAAGCTAGGCTGACGTGCCCTGAAATGGAAAGGGCTGAGGGGTACGGGCAGGACCCTCATGGCACGTGCTGAAGATGCATCGAGATTTCGCCTTGCATGCCAACTCCAATTGATTGTTGAGAGTGTCTGGAACATGAGGTTCAGAAGGATTCTGAGGTCAGGACTCAGGGCGTTGTGATTGAATAGCGATGTCTGCTATGGGTATAAGAATGGAGAGTGGTATCATGCATGATGACCATTTTGCCATTCTGGGACCAACACATGTCCTTCAactctggcctttttttttttttttaataaattttattttatttttatttatttctggctgcattgggtctttgttgctgcttgcgggctttctctagttgtaacgagcgggggctacccttcgttgcagtgcacaggcttctcattgtagtggcttctcttgtagcggagcaaggactctagggcacgcgggcttcagtagttgtggcacacgggctcagtagttgtggctcgcgggctatagagcgcaggctcagtagttgcggcgcacgggcttagttgctccacagcatgtgggatcttcccggaccaagtctcgaacccgtgtcccctgcgctggcaggcggattcttaactactgcgccaccagagaagccctggccTTTCTTGACTGTGATTCTTTAGTGTTCCTTTATGAAAAGACTCTTCAGGGATGTGAAATTTCCCTTCCTCTGGACTCCTGCTCCAGTCCAGGTACAGCCACACCTGGCTGTGCTGGCAGCATTGTATCTCTCCAGGGCTCAGGCTGTCACCAAGAACCCTTGAGTGAAGGGCAACAGGGGGTCCTGGAAAGATGGAGGAGAGGCCCTGGTGCCTCAATCCCTGAAGTTCCTGGTGTCACAGCCAGGTTATATTGAGGAGAGAAAGGACTTGGGCTGCATTGTacaacctccacctccaccctgcTGGGCTCCCTTCCCTGCTTGGGCCATGGCACACCTGGGTAAACTTCTAGCAAGAGAGGGAACTTTGGAGCTGACCGTCCAAATGGTCCcaccactagctgtgtgacctctgatatgtcacttaacctctctgagcttcagctctCCCATCTACCTCTATAAACTTCTTTTCCACTCATTCCTGAAGAAAGGTGGTACCCCAGTAGATGGACCTCTTCGCCCTCCCCACTCAGTACCCAACACTGCATCAGGCCCCCTTGGCCCACCTGCTCCAAACTCTCCCTTCTTCCCCGCTCCCTTTCCCtgggaaaaaagtttcaaaaacttAATAC
Above is a window of Balaenoptera acutorostrata chromosome 1, mBalAcu1.1, whole genome shotgun sequence DNA encoding:
- the LDLRAD1 gene encoding low-density lipoprotein receptor class A domain-containing protein 1 produces the protein MNKIVPQGDGNAAAAGSQALPGREADCSPFCCSCRGACLSAFLMLLLATLAALIALVAILGPPPRTPGAQPCVTQMNRTGFLCHDLRSCIPASRVCDGVRTCAHGEDEEEALCRDMPQSLPGFLMAHCGDPASWIYSDQKCDGINNCGDCSDELSPVTTCPPCGPGWWRCPSTVFKYCSCIPRSLCRDQVQHCSDWSDEYSCPGP